The nucleotide window GCCGAGCACCAGCAGTCCGGGGTCGAGGACGGAGACGGCGGCGAACGCGCCCTTCGCGATCCGCTCGGCGAGTTCCTCGGGGGCGATCGTGGCGCGGACCTCGGGGCTGACCGTGTCGCAGAAGCCGACGCCGTCGACCTCCAGCCAGCCGAGTTCGCCCGCGCCGCCCGAGGAGCCGCGGCGCAGTCGGCCGTCCAGGACGACCGCGCCGCCGACGCCCTCGTCCAGCCACAGCAGCACGAAGTCCGGGCGGCCCGACGCCGCTCCGAGCCGGTGTTCGGCGACGGCCGCGAGGTTCACCTCGTTCTCCAGCAGGACCCTGACGCCCAGTACCCGCGCCAGCTCGCCCGGCAGGTCCGGCCGCCAGCCGGGTACTTCGTTCCGGCCGGCCGGCTCGCCCGAGTACGGCCGGACCAGGCCGGGCGCGCCGATCACCACGATGTGCGGGACGCGGCCGTCGGCGGCCTGCCGGATCGCCTCGGTGAGCATCGCGACCAGGTCCGGCTCGCCGTCGGCCGGGTTGAAGCCGGTGGAGCCCACTGAACCCTCCAAGCCCCCCGAGCCCTCTGAGTCGTCGGAACGGTCGAAGCGCCGCGTCACCGTGCCGGTGGTCCGCCCCGACAGATCGGCCACGGCCGCCGTGAACCCGGTGCGCCGCAGGTCCACCCCGACCACGTGGGCCCGCTCGGCGACCAGCCGGTAGAGCCGCGCGTTCGGCCCGCGCCGGGTCTGCTCGGCCTCGCCGACGAACTCCACCAGCCCGGCCGCGGTGAGCCGTTCCACCAGGTCGGCGACGGTGGGACGGGACAGCCCGGTCAGCTCCCGCAGCCGCGGCGCGGTCAGCGGGCCGTGCTCGATCAGCAGGTCGAGCGCCAGCCGGTCGTTGATCGCGCGGGCGGTGGCCGGGGTCGCGGTTCTCATGCGCCCATCGTAATCAGGCAGGGACCCTGATTAATTCACTTTCCATCAGGAAGGGTTCCTGATAGTTTCTCTGCCGTGACCCAGCTTCTGACATCGCCCAGCCTGGACGCCCAGCCCGATCACCGCCCGGATCACCACCCCGACCACCGCACCCGCCACCGCGCCATCACCCTGATCTTCCTGATCCACGGCACCGTCGCCGGCACCCTGGCCACCTCCCTGCCCTGGATCCAGTCGCACGACCGCCTCAGCCCCACCGCCCTGGGCCTGGTCCTGTTCTGTGCCCCGATCGGCTCCTTCGTCGCGATGCCGACCGCCAACCGCGTCGCGCACCGCATCGGCGCCCGCCGCGCCACCCGGCTGCTGATCCTCCTGTGGTGCGCGCTGCTGCCGGCCCCGGTCCTGGCCGGCGGCTCGGCCCTGCTGTTCCCGGCGTATCTGCTGCTCGGCATGGCCGCCGGCAGCAGCGACGTGATGATGAACGCGCAGGGCGTGGCGCTGGAGCGGAGTTCGGGCCGACCGGTCATGTCCGGCCTGCACGGGATGTGGTGCCTCGGCAGTCTCATCGCAGGCGGCGTCGGGATCGTCGCCGCCCAAGCGCACCTGGACCCGCGCGTGCGTCTGCTCGCCACCGCCGCCGTACTGCTCGTCCTGGCCGCATACGCCGGACGCGGTCTCGGCGCGGACGCCCCCACCACCGGCGCCGCCGAACCCGCGCCGCGCCGCTTCGCCCTCCCCACCCGCGCCATCCTCGGCATCGGCATCGCGGGCTTCTGCGGCACCTTCGCCGAGGGCGCGACCACGAGCTGGTCAGGCGTCTACGTCACCAAGGCCGTGGGCGCGGGCCCCACCGTCGCGGCCGCCGCCTACACGCTGTTCATGCTGAGCATGACCGCCACCCGCCTGTTCGGCGACACCGTGGTCCGCCGGCTCGGCCCGGTGACGGTGGTCCGCATCGGCGGCATCGTGGCCGCGTGCGGCGGCATCCTGGTCGTGGCGTTCCGCTCCCCGCTGCCCTGCATGCTCGGCCTGGCGCTGATAGGCACCGGCATCGCGATGAACGTCCCCCTGGTCTTCAGCGCCGCGGGCCGCAAGGGCACCTCGCTCGGCGAGAGCGTCGCGGGCGTCGCCACCGTCACCTACATGTCCGGCCTCATCGCCCCCGCCGCCATCGGCTGGACCGCCGGCGCCGCGGGCTACCCGGCGGCCTTCGCACTGATCACCGTGGCCGCCGCGGCGCTGGCCCTGCTGGCCGGTGCGCTGCGGACGCGGCCCGAGCACGTCCCTTTGACGCCGGCCGCGTCCGAACCGGCCCCGGCAGGCTAGGACAACACCCGCCGCCGGAAGTTCCGCTGCCCCAGCCCCAGGAACAACAGCAAGAACCCGATCAGCACCGGATACACCACATACAGATGCATGTGCGGCGCGTCGGTCAGCGCCGCGCGCATCCCCTCGTTGATGTAGATCAGAGGGTTGACGAGCACCAGCGTCTGCAGCCACGGGAAGCCGCCGACCTTCACCGGCGCCAGCCGCGTCCACTCGTAGTACGTCCCGCCCAGGAACGTCAGCGGCAGCACCACGAAGCCGAACATCAGTCCGATGTTGCGCGCCTCGAACGTCGTCCCCAGCAGCAGTCCGAGCGAGGTCATGGCCACACAGGCCAACGGGATGATCGTCAGCAGGATCCACCAGTGGAACGACAGGTCGGCCTGCACCCCCTTGGCGTGCACCACCGCGGCGATCGGGAACACCAGCAGCGCCGAGATCATGCCCTGCACCGCGCCGGAGAACACCTTGGCCTGCGCCACCAGCCAGATCGGGCACGGTGCCTGCACCCGGTCCTCGATCTCGCGCGTGTAGCCGAACTCCGAGGCCAGTTGCAGCGCCACCGCCTGGATGCCCTGGAACATGATGGAGATGCCGACCACGCCCGGCACGAGCACCGTGGCGAACTCCGACTCGCTGTGCGTCCCGCCTCCGCCGCCGATGCCCTGGCCGATCGTCGGGAAAACGTATAAGAACACGAACACCAGCAGGAACGGCTGCACCAGCGTCCGCGCCACGAACTCGCCGAAGTTCTTCTTCAGCACCATCAGGTCCCGCAGGATCAGCGCGCCCAGCGCCGTCCGCGCCGCGGCGGCCGCCGAACGCGTCGGACGGGAGCCGATCTGCTGCCCCGTACCGCGCGGGGCGTCGGTTCGCGCGGTCATCAGTCCCTCAGCTCCTTACCGGTCAGCCCGATGAACACGTTCTCCAGGCTCGGCTCGGCCACCGACAGGTCGGCCACGTCGTAGCCGGCGTCCTCGGCGGCCGTGATGATCCGCGCCAGCGCGCCGTCGGCGCCGCGCAGGTGGAGTTCCAGGCTGTCGCCTGACGCCCGCACCCGCGTGACCCCGGCGACCTCCTTCTGAAGCACGTTGCCGAGAACGTCGAGATCCCCCCGCGCCTTGACCGTCACGACGGTGTCCGCGTCCACGCCGTGTTTGAGCTCGGCCGGCGTGCCCAGGGCCAGGATCCGGCCGTGGTCCATGATGGCCACCCGCTCGCACAGCCGGTCGGCCTCTTCCATGTAGTGCGTGGTCAGCAAGATGGTCTGGCCGTCGGCGTTGAGCTCGCCGAGGATCTCCCACAGCGCCAGCCGGCTCTGCGGATCCAGACCGGCGGTCGGCTCGTCCAGGAACAGCACCGCCGGCCGGTGGAAGATCGCGCGGGCCACCATCAGGCGCTGCGCCATGCCGCCGGACAGTGCGAACACCGAGGCCTTGGCCCACTTGGCCAGGTGGAACTGCTCCAGCAGCCGGTCGGCGGTACGGCGCGACTCGGCGCGCGGGATGCCGAACAGCAGCCCGTGCACGTACAGGTTCTCCCAGACGGTCAGCTGCCGGTCCAGCGTGTTCTGCTGCGAGACCACGCCGATCAGCTGCTTGGCCAGCGCCGGCCGGGCCACCACGTCCACCTCGCCGACGAACGCCCGGCCCGAGGTCGGCACGACCCGCGTGGTCAGCATGCCGACCGTCGTCGTCTTGCCGGCGCCGTTCGGGCCGAGCAGGCCGAAGATCTCACCCGGCCGCACGTCCAGGTCCAGGCGGTCGACGGCGGCGAAATCCGTGTCCCGGTAGACCTTCGTCAGCTCGCGGGTGCCGATGACGCCGACGTCCGGGGCCATAGCCCCCGGCTGCGGGTTCGCTGGGGACTCCACACCGTCCAGGCTATGGCCGCGGACTACGACCCGCTACAGATCAGCGGAATCCCCGGCGTTTGTCACCTGTTCGGCTGCCGCGGCGCGGTTGGCCCGGTCGATTTCCGCCATATGGGCCTCGGCCCACGCCCGCAGCGCGGCCAGCGGCTCCTCCAGCGACAGACCGAGCCCGGTCAGGCTGTAGTGCACCTTCGGCGGCACGGTCGGCTCGACGCGCCGGCGCACGAGCGCGTCCCGGACCAGCCCCTGAAGCGTCGTGGACAGCATCTTCTGCGACACGCCGGGCATCCGGCGCCGCAGCTCGGCGAACCGCACCTCGCCCGGCGAGGCCTCGGCGAGCACCTTCACCGCCATCGACGTCCACTTCGAGCCGAGCCGGTCCAGCAGCTCGCGGGTCGGGCACGCCGGATCGAACAAGTCGCCGCGCGCGTCCTCGGCCAGGGCGGTCACTTCCACCTCACCACCTGACGGAGAAGTGCCGTCTTGGCCCGCCTCCGCCGCTCTCATACGGTTACCAGGTATCCAATGGTAACCACCTGGGAGGAACCATGTCACCGACCGCGTCCCCATCCCCGTCCGAGGAACCGCAGCTGCTCCGCATACCGGTCAACGGGATCGAGGTGAACGCGGCCGTGGCCGGAACCGGCCCCGCCCTGCTGATGCTGCACGGCTTCCCGCACACCTGGCGCCTGTGGAGCCAGGTCATCGGCCCGCTGTCCGAACACCACCGCGTCATCGCCCCGGACCTGCGCGGCCTGGGAGACAGCACCCGCGCCGCCGACGGCTACGACGCCGAGAACCTCGCCCGCGACGCCGAACAACTCCTGGCCGCCCTGAACGTGGACTCCGCCGAGGTCGTCGGCATCGACGCCGGCGCCGCCCCGGCCTTCCTGCTTGCCCTGCGCCGACCGGACCTGGTGCACCGGACGGTGCTGATGGAGGCGATCCTCGGCCGCCTGCCCGGAGCCGAGGACTTCCTGTCCGCCGGCGCGCCGTGGTGGTTCGGCTTCCACGCCGTTCCGGGCCTGGCCGAGACGGTCCTGTCCGGCCACGAGCGCGAGTACGTGGACTGGTTCCTCGCGGCCGGGACCCGGGGACGCGGCGTCCCGGCCGGTGTACGCGACGCGTTCGTCGCCGCGTACACCGGCACCGAGTCACTGCGCTGTGCCTTCGAGCACTACCGCGCGATGCCCGAGACCGCGCGCCAGATCCAGGCCGCGACCGCCGGCCGCCGGCTGACCACGCCGGTGCTCGCGATCGGCGCACAGCCTGTCGGCCCAGCGCTGTACCACCAGCTGAAGCGGGTCGCCGACGACGTGACCGGACACACCATCGCAGAGTGCGGACACATCATTCCGCTGGACCAGCCCGGGGCCCTGCTGGGTGCGCTCACGGACTTTCTCGTCACGACCCGCTGATCGGATCCAACTGCTCAGGAGCCGGACGCAGCAGCCACAGGTCGCCACCCGGCGGCGTCTGCAGGTGCCCGACGGCGGCGCGCGCCGTCCGGTCCCCGGCATCGGCCGCGGCGTGGATGTCGTCGTCGGCGGCGAAGGCCTGGAACTGGAGTTCCGGATACGTCCAGGCCGCCTGGCCGGTCGCGGCCGGGACGACGAAGTCCACCGCCTTGAACAGGGTTCCGCCGCTGGGCGTGGTGTAGTGCCACAAGTCGACGCCGACGTGCCGGCCGATCATCGCCAGCCGGGTCAGCGCCACCAGGTCGAAGGTCGAGTAGTGGTAGCTGCGGGTGCGGGAGAGCTCCTGCGGCAGCCCGCCGTCGGCGCCGATCTGGTCGTCCAGCCGCTTGGTCTCGGCGGTGACGACGATCGAGCGGGCCAGCGCCGGCTGCCCGGTGGCCAGCGCCAGCGCGGCCTCCTGCATGTCGAAGAACGAGCCGTGGTTGTTGGTCGCCGCGGCCTCGTCGGAGGCGTTCTTGCTGGTCTGCAGCCAGGTCAGGAACTGCTTGTTCCAGCTGGTCATGCCGGCGTTGTCGGACGCCGACCAGCCCGGCGCGCCGGTGTTCAGCAGCGCGACGGCGTCGAGGATGTCGGTGAACTGCTGGGAGAAGTCGATGATGCCGATGCCCCGGCCGCTGACCAGGCACGGGATGAACTGGGTGTAGTCCAGGCTCGGGTTCATGCGTGTGGCCGGGTCGACGAACCAGGTGCGCAGGTCCAGCGCCGCACGCTGCGCGTAGGCGGCGTCGCCGGTGTAGTACCAGGCCAGGGTGAGGTCGTAGACGGCGTTGAACATCTCGCCGCGCTCGGCGTGGTCGGTGATGTCGTCGATCGCGGGGTTGCGCACCCCGTCCTTCTGCACGTACGGGCAGCCCCACGGGTTGGCGGCGGTGGCCGGCTGGGTGGGCCACCAGTAAGGGGCCTGACTCAGGTAGTCGTGCTTGTCGTTGCTCGGCGGCAGCTCCGGCTTGTCCATCACCGACCAGGGTCCGGCGGTGAGGTCGGCGTCGGCCTGCGTACGCAGTTCCGCCAGCGGCGCGCGCAAGGACGGCACGCCGGCGCGCACGAGTTCGCGGGTGAGCGCCAGGCGGTAGCCGTCCAGGACCACGGTCGCCGGGATGTGGGACGAGCGGCTCGCAGGGGCCTGATCCGCCGTCCGTGCCGCGGCCGCGGCGGACGGCGTCAGCAGGCCCGCGACGAGTATGAGGGCTGCGATGGTGCGGCTGCGTTTCATCGAAGGGCTGCGTTTCACCAAAGGCTCCCGTTCCATGTGATGGAGGATTTTCACATACATGAACTGATGCCAGGTTTATGAAACCTGCCGGGTCAGTGTTGCGCGGGAGACCGGGCGCGTCAATGAACTCGGTTAACTCGGTTAACTCGGTCAGCCGAAGTGGCGGATGCTCTCCGAGTCGCCGGACTGGTACGGCTCCCAGCCGTCCGCGTCCGGCCGGCCGCCGGCGACGAAGGACGCGGCCGCGTGGGAGAACGTGCCGGCCAGATCGCGTGCCGCGGCGGTCGGCTCGCCGAGCATGGGGGAGCCGGGGTAAGCGTCGATCGTGGTGAAGAAGAAGGGGAGTTCGGCGCAGTGCGTGGCGCCGAGGTGCGCCGGGTCGTCGGCGGGGGCGTAGTCGAACTGGTAGACGTAGGTGGCGTGGCCCGCGGCGGCTTGGTGGTCGGCGACGGCGAGCGTCCCGTCGCGGAATACGAGCTCTGTTTCGGCCTCGATGAGCTCGGCGCTCGGTGCGACGCCGGCCGGGTTGAAGGCGAGGAACGCGGTCATCTCGTCCTTGGTGGTGCCGGTCAGCACCTGCTTGCCGTCCAGACGTCCGGCTGCGAGCGCCTGCTGCCACGCCGCCGGGATGCCGGGGGCGCCGAGCACGGGATACATGGGCGGGGAGACATTTCCGGGCCGAGCCAACTCCCCGGCGAGCTGCCCATACGCGCTCAGCACTCTCTCGGCCGGAACTCGTCGGAGCGCTTCGAGTAGATCCAGGCCGCCGGTCAGGCCGAGGATGTCGACGTATCGCCGCGCGTGCTCGGCTGCCACATCAGGGTCCTGCGGCGGCAGGCCGAACGGGCTGGACTGCATGATGACGCGCTGGATCCGCGGACCGGTGACCGGGGAGGCGGCGAGGTAGAAGCTGGAGAAGGCACCGGCCGACTGCCCCGCCGACCGTGATCCGCGCGGGATCCCCGCCGAAGGAGGTGATGTTGCGCTCGATCCACTCCAGCGCCGCGATCTGGTCCTGAACGCCCAGGTTCTCCACGCCGAGTTCGGGCAGGTACAGGTATCCCAGCGGGCCGAGTCGGTAGTTGGCGGTGACCACGACGATGCCGCCGGCGGCGGCCAGGTCGCGGCCGTCGTACCAGTCCCAGCCGCCGGATCCGCTGGTGAAGCCGCCGCCGTGGAACCAGAGCAGGACCGGCGACAAGCGCTCGTTCTTTCGCACTTCGTCCAACTGCGGAGTCCATACATTGAGATTCAGGCAGCCGTCCTCGTTCCAGTCGGGAGTGCGTGCTCCCATCACGGCTTCCAGGCGGGACGCGCTCTGCGGCACCGACGGGCCGGAGCGGGACGCGTCGCGGGTGCCGTCCCACTGCGGGTGCCGCTGCGGGGCGGCGAAGCGCTGATCTCCGACCGGGGAGGCCGCGTAGGGGATGCCGCGGAACGCCGCGACTCCGTCCTCGACGATGCCCTGGACGGCGCCCGACTCGGTCGGGACGACGGGGCGGTTCATCGTGGTCATCGATGTCACCTTCCTTGCTTCCTTGCGCTGGCTGGACACCCTTGGTGTATCGCCGACCGACGGAAACAGACGAATCATCGCTCCACTCTGCTAGATATAGGACATCACCCAGCCCCATCTGGCGGATCAGAGACACACTCGGAGGTACCTCCCGTTGTTGAACGAGACCGACCGGCGGATCGCCGCCGTGCTGATGGCCTCGCCGCGTGCTTCGTGGCGGACCGTCGCCGAGGTGCTGGACCTGTCCGAGCGCACGATCGTGCGCCGTGCGGCCCCGCTGCTGCATGACGGCACGCTGCGGCCCACGGCGGTGCGGAACCCCGCGCGCTTCCCCCGGATCGTCCCGATGGTGCTGCGCATCCGGTGTCGCCCGAAGCGCATCAAGGCGATCGCCGCGGGACTGGCCCGGCGGCCGGACACGGTCTGGGTCGACATCCTTGGCGGCGGCACCGAGATCAGCAGTGTCCTGTTTCTCGACGGCGCCGAGGCGCGCAACACATTGCTGCTGCGCGACTTGCCGGCCACCGCTGACGTGCTGTCGTGGGAGGCCTACGACCTGATGAAGGTGTTCCCCGCGGGCTTCGCCTGGAGCGGGGGACTGCTGAGCACGCAGGAGTTCGAGACGCTGGCCACCTTCACGCACGATCCCATTGCCGCGCCGACGATCCAGCCCTTCGACGAAGCCCTCATCGACCACCTCGCCGCCGACGCGCGCGCGGGCTACAGCGAGTTGGCCGCGGCGCTGGACACGTCGGCATCCACCGTGCGCCGCCGCCTGGAGACCCTGCTGGCGGCCCATATGCTGCGCCTGGCGTGCGAGGTGGACCTGGCCCAACTCGGCATCGCCACCGAGGCCCTGCTGTGGATCGCCACCGGCCCCGCCGCCCTGGAACAAGCGGGCACCACCCTCAGCCGCCACCCGCAGGTCCGCTTCACCGCCGCGACCACCGGCAGCGCCAACCTCCTGGTCGCCGTCGCCGCCGAGAACCTCGACGCCCTCTACACCTTCCTGACCACGACCGTCGGCGCCCTCAACGACCTCCGCAGCCTCGAGGTGACCCCGATCCTCGCCTCGGTCAAGCGCACCGGCCGCACCCGCCCCTGAACCCCACCGAAACCCACCGAACCCACTTTCGATAAATCGGTTGTCGGCCCCCTGCGAACCCGGCAAACTATTGCCCACCAAGCGGTTCCGAAGCCGAGATCGGAAAGGAAGGAGCAAGGACATGACCGTCGAAGCGACCCGACTGTGCGTCCTCCGGTCCCTGTACCTTGCAAGCCTTCCGGAGGAGATCTCGGCCTGACCGTCACCAGGTGACGGTCCCAGGGCCGCCCGCCGGAAGGGAAACCTCCGGGCGGGCGGCCCTTCTCACGCCCCCGGCCCGGAAGCACCAAGCACCACCGACCAACCAAGCTTCCGTAGCCCAACAGGCAGAGGCACGGCGTTCAGCGCGTCGTCAGTGTGGGTTCGACTCCCACCGGAAGCACCGAGCACCCGTGCTGCAACTGGTTGACAGCCCGGTCTGAGAAGCCGGGGCCCTTCACGGGCATGTGGGTTCGACTCCCACCGGGTGCACTGATTTCCACGCGTACCACCTTCTGCGGTCGTCGGCGGTGCTGGTCGGGGCGCACTGTCGTCGAACACGCAGCCGCCCCGGTCCGTCTACGGGTGCCAGACCCAGAACGGCAGCCAGGCGGCGCAGGCGGCGCCTATAGCGTGGTAGAGCAAGTCAGGCCTCTCGAATCGCTTGCGGGTTTGAACGTGCCAACAGTAGCGACGTCTGACCGGTATGCGCTCGGACTTTGACTAACTCATGATTGAGCGACTGTACGCTTCCTTGGGCGTACGAAACTGGGGCATTCAAACGGGGTGGCGACTGCGGCGTGTACTCGGGTAAAGCGGCGGACCCGACCGCGTCGATCTTGTCTATGCTCTGACTTTAGCGTGCCACAGGCCAGCCGGTGGGCGGCGTGTTCAACCTCCGCACCGCGATCTGCAACGCGGAGGGCGATTACCACTCGCTGACCTAATCCGTGACCGAGATGATCAGGTACGGGAAGTGAGGCAGGCGCGACGTCTGTTCAGGGCACTCGCCGAGATTCACAATAGGTTGTCGATGGCTCGGCTTGAGCTCGTTGAAAGCCTCGCGGTCACCGATGCGACCGTCCTGCGGTGGGAGCTCGGCCACCGACACCCGCGTCTGCTGGCTCTTCTTCGGCGGACTCGCGAACTCGACTGTGTCGTCCAGCTTCGTGCACTGAATCCCTCATAGGATCTGGAGACTTCCTCTGTGGCGGTGTATGAGTAAAAGGGGCGAAATACATACTCCGCGTAGTGTTAGGGGGAACAGAGGTGTATTTCCGCGTGCTAGGCCCTGTCGAGATCTGGGATGAAGATCGCTGCATCCCTGTCGGTGCCTCAAAAGCCCAACACGTGTTAGCCATCCTCCTGCTTGCTTCTGGCCTGGCGGTCTCGGCAGTCAGTATCGCCGACCGCTTGTGGGACGGCAGTCCGCCGATCAAGGAACGCGAAACCC belongs to Catenulispora sp. MAP5-51 and includes:
- a CDS encoding ROK family transcriptional regulator, which produces MRTATPATARAINDRLALDLLIEHGPLTAPRLRELTGLSRPTVADLVERLTAAGLVEFVGEAEQTRRGPNARLYRLVAERAHVVGVDLRRTGFTAAVADLSGRTTGTVTRRFDRSDDSEGSGGLEGSVGSTGFNPADGEPDLVAMLTEAIRQAADGRVPHIVVIGAPGLVRPYSGEPAGRNEVPGWRPDLPGELARVLGVRVLLENEVNLAAVAEHRLGAASGRPDFVLLWLDEGVGGAVVLDGRLRRGSSGGAGELGWLEVDGVGFCDTVSPEVRATIAPEELAERIAKGAFAAVSVLDPGLLVLGGSAGRAAGEPLATLVEERLAAKSPIETEVRASTVQGDAVLHGAVLTGLDLTRDEVFGG
- a CDS encoding Lrp/AsnC family transcriptional regulator, encoding MLNETDRRIAAVLMASPRASWRTVAEVLDLSERTIVRRAAPLLHDGTLRPTAVRNPARFPRIVPMVLRIRCRPKRIKAIAAGLARRPDTVWVDILGGGTEISSVLFLDGAEARNTLLLRDLPATADVLSWEAYDLMKVFPAGFAWSGGLLSTQEFETLATFTHDPIAAPTIQPFDEALIDHLAADARAGYSELAAALDTSASTVRRRLETLLAAHMLRLACEVDLAQLGIATEALLWIATGPAALEQAGTTLSRHPQVRFTAATTGSANLLVAVAAENLDALYTFLTTTVGALNDLRSLEVTPILASVKRTGRTRP
- a CDS encoding alginate lyase family protein; the encoded protein is MKRSRTIAALILVAGLLTPSAAAAARTADQAPASRSSHIPATVVLDGYRLALTRELVRAGVPSLRAPLAELRTQADADLTAGPWSVMDKPELPPSNDKHDYLSQAPYWWPTQPATAANPWGCPYVQKDGVRNPAIDDITDHAERGEMFNAVYDLTLAWYYTGDAAYAQRAALDLRTWFVDPATRMNPSLDYTQFIPCLVSGRGIGIIDFSQQFTDILDAVALLNTGAPGWSASDNAGMTSWNKQFLTWLQTSKNASDEAAATNNHGSFFDMQEAALALATGQPALARSIVVTAETKRLDDQIGADGGLPQELSRTRSYHYSTFDLVALTRLAMIGRHVGVDLWHYTTPSGGTLFKAVDFVVPAATGQAAWTYPELQFQAFAADDDIHAAADAGDRTARAAVGHLQTPPGGDLWLLRPAPEQLDPISGS
- a CDS encoding winged helix-turn-helix transcriptional regulator, coding for MEVTALAEDARGDLFDPACPTRELLDRLGSKWTSMAVKVLAEASPGEVRFAELRRRMPGVSQKMLSTTLQGLVRDALVRRRVEPTVPPKVHYSLTGLGLSLEEPLAALRAWAEAHMAEIDRANRAAAAEQVTNAGDSADL
- a CDS encoding MFS transporter: MTQLLTSPSLDAQPDHRPDHHPDHRTRHRAITLIFLIHGTVAGTLATSLPWIQSHDRLSPTALGLVLFCAPIGSFVAMPTANRVAHRIGARRATRLLILLWCALLPAPVLAGGSALLFPAYLLLGMAAGSSDVMMNAQGVALERSSGRPVMSGLHGMWCLGSLIAGGVGIVAAQAHLDPRVRLLATAAVLLVLAAYAGRGLGADAPTTGAAEPAPRRFALPTRAILGIGIAGFCGTFAEGATTSWSGVYVTKAVGAGPTVAAAAYTLFMLSMTATRLFGDTVVRRLGPVTVVRIGGIVAACGGILVVAFRSPLPCMLGLALIGTGIAMNVPLVFSAAGRKGTSLGESVAGVATVTYMSGLIAPAAIGWTAGAAGYPAAFALITVAAAALALLAGALRTRPEHVPLTPAASEPAPAG
- a CDS encoding ABC transporter permease; the encoded protein is MTARTDAPRGTGQQIGSRPTRSAAAAARTALGALILRDLMVLKKNFGEFVARTLVQPFLLVFVFLYVFPTIGQGIGGGGGTHSESEFATVLVPGVVGISIMFQGIQAVALQLASEFGYTREIEDRVQAPCPIWLVAQAKVFSGAVQGMISALLVFPIAAVVHAKGVQADLSFHWWILLTIIPLACVAMTSLGLLLGTTFEARNIGLMFGFVVLPLTFLGGTYYEWTRLAPVKVGGFPWLQTLVLVNPLIYINEGMRAALTDAPHMHLYVVYPVLIGFLLLFLGLGQRNFRRRVLS
- a CDS encoding carboxylesterase family protein, with translation MQRVIMQSSPFGLPPQDPDVAAEHARRYVDILGLTGGLDLLEALRRVPAERVLSAYGQLAGELARPGNVSPPMYPVLGAPGIPAAWQQALAAGRLDGKQVLTGTTKDEMTAFLAFNPAGVAPSAELIEAETELVFRDGTLAVADHQAAAGHATYVYQFDYAPADDPAHLGATHCAELPFFFTTIDAYPGSPMLGEPTAAARDLAGTFSHAAASFVAGGRPDADGWEPYQSGDSESIRHFG
- a CDS encoding ATP-binding cassette domain-containing protein, whose translation is MESPANPQPGAMAPDVGVIGTRELTKVYRDTDFAAVDRLDLDVRPGEIFGLLGPNGAGKTTTVGMLTTRVVPTSGRAFVGEVDVVARPALAKQLIGVVSQQNTLDRQLTVWENLYVHGLLFGIPRAESRRTADRLLEQFHLAKWAKASVFALSGGMAQRLMVARAIFHRPAVLFLDEPTAGLDPQSRLALWEILGELNADGQTILLTTHYMEEADRLCERVAIMDHGRILALGTPAELKHGVDADTVVTVKARGDLDVLGNVLQKEVAGVTRVRASGDSLELHLRGADGALARIITAAEDAGYDVADLSVAEPSLENVFIGLTGKELRD
- a CDS encoding carboxylesterase family protein, translating into MTTMNRPVVPTESGAVQGIVEDGVAAFRGIPYAASPVGDQRFAAPQRHPQWDGTRDASRSGPSVPQSASRLEAVMGARTPDWNEDGCLNLNVWTPQLDEVRKNERLSPVLLWFHGGGFTSGSGGWDWYDGRDLAAAGGIVVVTANYRLGPLGYLYLPELGVENLGVQDQIAALEWIERNITSFGGDPARITVGGAVGRCLLQLLPRRLPGHRSADPARHHAVQPVRPAAAGP
- a CDS encoding alpha/beta fold hydrolase; protein product: MSPTASPSPSEEPQLLRIPVNGIEVNAAVAGTGPALLMLHGFPHTWRLWSQVIGPLSEHHRVIAPDLRGLGDSTRAADGYDAENLARDAEQLLAALNVDSAEVVGIDAGAAPAFLLALRRPDLVHRTVLMEAILGRLPGAEDFLSAGAPWWFGFHAVPGLAETVLSGHEREYVDWFLAAGTRGRGVPAGVRDAFVAAYTGTESLRCAFEHYRAMPETARQIQAATAGRRLTTPVLAIGAQPVGPALYHQLKRVADDVTGHTIAECGHIIPLDQPGALLGALTDFLVTTR